A part of Chloroflexota bacterium genomic DNA contains:
- a CDS encoding DUF4332 domain-containing protein, which produces MAKIIDVEGIGPKYAEKLVKAGITTTGKLLKKGATPKGRQEIEEMTGISHGLVLEWVNHVDLYRIKGVAQEYSDLLEEAGVDTVPELAQRNAANLHAKMVEVNNAKKLVRQLPSEKQVASWVDQAKALPRVIQY; this is translated from the coding sequence ATGGCAAAGATAATCGACGTAGAAGGCATTGGTCCAAAGTACGCTGAGAAATTAGTGAAAGCTGGCATCACAACCACAGGTAAACTCTTAAAAAAAGGCGCAACCCCAAAAGGCCGTCAGGAAATTGAAGAAATGACCGGCATCAGCCACGGTCTCGTTCTCGAATGGGTCAACCATGTTGATCTCTATCGGATCAAGGGCGTCGCACAGGAATATTCCGATCTTCTGGAAGAAGCCGGCGTGGACACCGTCCCTGAACTGGCCCAGCGCAATGCTGCTAATCTCCATGCCAAGATGGTTGAAGTGAACAATGCAAAGAAACTCGTTCGCCAGCTTCCCAGTGAGAAACAGGTTGCCAGCTGGGTTGACCAAGCCAAGGCCCTGCCCCGCGTTATCCAATATTAA
- a CDS encoding bi-domain-containing oxidoreductase encodes MKQLLQNMKTGEPQVTEVPVPQCQPGTALVQTAASLVSSGTERMVVEFAKQGLLGKAQSRPDLVRQLINKAQREGLLTTFEAAMNKLDQPMALGYSSAGRIVEVGESLQGFKAGDRVACAGGGHAVHADFGVIPQNLMVLIPDGVTFDQAAFTTVGAVAMQGFRLADVQVGSRVAVIGLGLLGLLATGIASAAGCDVLGIDLDPERVALAKSMGASNAVTRGQAEEAASVFSHGRGVDAVLICADADTNDPINLAGEIARDRAKIVAVGAVGLEIPRNAYYAKELEVLVSRSYGPGRYDPKFEEQGQDYPIGHVRWTETRNMEAFLDLMAQGKLDVSPLITHRIPIADGQQAYELLTGKEPYLGVLLTYGSDPRPKDNRIVNKQAPPVRVQPGEMLALGVLGAGNYALSTFLPSIKKVGSIAPIGVVSASGVSAQHAARQYGFGFAASEPEAVLGDPAINLIAVLTRHNLHTPQVLEAFAAGKHVYCEKPLAINKKQLNQVTKLLKKGGQPVLMLGFNRRFAPLAVKLKAFVDQRQEPLYAHFRVNANVIPADHWINDPKVGGGRIIGEGCHFIDFLTFLVGENPVEVTTTGLPDNGKYSEDNVVMTFRFPDGSVGVVSYLANGDKSFPKEYVEVFTGGRVAVLNDWRKLETVAKGKRKVERSLLSQDKGHKDAWRAFLKAVQQGQEPPIPYDQLIGVTQASFAALDSLRNGKPIKI; translated from the coding sequence ATGAAACAATTGCTTCAGAATATGAAAACGGGTGAACCGCAAGTGACCGAAGTGCCCGTCCCGCAATGTCAGCCAGGGACCGCCCTGGTCCAAACCGCCGCCTCGCTGGTCTCCTCCGGCACTGAGCGGATGGTAGTCGAATTCGCCAAGCAGGGGCTACTGGGCAAGGCCCAGTCCCGGCCGGACCTAGTGCGGCAGTTGATCAACAAAGCCCAACGTGAGGGCTTGCTGACCACCTTCGAAGCCGCCATGAACAAGCTGGATCAACCAATGGCGTTGGGATATTCCTCAGCAGGCAGAATAGTTGAAGTCGGCGAGAGCCTGCAGGGCTTCAAGGCAGGTGATCGAGTCGCCTGTGCGGGCGGCGGCCATGCTGTCCATGCGGATTTCGGGGTCATCCCCCAGAATCTGATGGTTCTCATCCCCGATGGCGTCACTTTTGATCAGGCCGCCTTCACCACCGTGGGCGCGGTCGCCATGCAGGGCTTCCGGCTGGCGGATGTGCAGGTTGGCTCCCGGGTCGCCGTGATTGGGCTCGGACTATTGGGCCTGCTCGCCACCGGGATCGCCTCGGCAGCCGGGTGCGATGTGTTGGGCATTGACCTTGACCCTGAGCGTGTGGCTCTGGCCAAATCAATGGGCGCGAGCAACGCCGTCACGCGTGGTCAGGCTGAAGAAGCCGCCAGTGTGTTCTCCCATGGCCGCGGTGTGGATGCCGTCCTGATCTGTGCCGACGCCGACACCAATGACCCGATCAACCTGGCGGGCGAGATCGCCCGTGACCGGGCAAAAATCGTGGCGGTTGGCGCGGTGGGGCTGGAAATTCCCCGCAATGCCTACTATGCCAAGGAACTGGAGGTGTTGGTTTCCCGCTCCTATGGCCCCGGCCGTTATGACCCCAAATTTGAAGAACAAGGCCAGGACTACCCCATCGGGCATGTCCGCTGGACCGAAACCCGTAATATGGAAGCCTTCCTGGACCTGATGGCCCAGGGCAAGCTGGATGTCTCCCCATTGATCACCCACCGGATTCCAATTGCGGATGGACAGCAGGCGTATGAGCTGCTCACCGGTAAGGAACCCTATCTAGGCGTGCTGCTCACCTATGGCAGCGATCCCCGTCCCAAGGACAACCGGATCGTCAACAAGCAGGCCCCACCCGTCCGAGTGCAGCCCGGTGAGATGCTGGCATTGGGTGTGCTGGGTGCGGGCAATTATGCCCTCTCCACATTCCTGCCCTCCATCAAGAAAGTAGGCAGCATTGCCCCCATTGGGGTCGTCTCCGCTTCCGGTGTCAGCGCACAGCATGCCGCCCGTCAATACGGCTTCGGATTTGCAGCCAGTGAGCCTGAAGCGGTGTTGGGCGACCCTGCCATCAACCTAATTGCAGTCCTGACCCGGCATAACCTGCATACGCCGCAGGTATTGGAAGCTTTTGCTGCCGGTAAACACGTCTACTGCGAAAAACCACTAGCAATCAACAAAAAACAACTGAACCAGGTCACCAAGCTGCTCAAAAAAGGCGGCCAGCCCGTCCTGATGTTGGGCTTCAATCGGCGCTTTGCTCCCCTTGCGGTCAAACTCAAAGCCTTTGTGGACCAGCGCCAGGAACCGCTCTATGCCCATTTCCGGGTGAACGCCAATGTAATCCCTGCGGATCACTGGATCAATGACCCCAAGGTGGGCGGCGGCCGGATCATCGGTGAGGGCTGTCACTTCATTGACTTCCTGACCTTCCTGGTCGGCGAAAACCCGGTGGAAGTGACCACCACTGGCCTGCCGGATAACGGTAAATACAGCGAAGATAACGTCGTGATGACCTTCCGCTTCCCGGATGGTTCCGTCGGTGTGGTCAGCTACCTGGCGAACGGTGACAAATCCTTCCCGAAGGAATATGTGGAAGTCTTCACCGGCGGCCGGGTGGCCGTGCTGAATGATTGGCGCAAGCTGGAAACAGTCGCCAAGGGCAAGCGCAAAGTGGAACGCAGCCTGCTCAGCCAGGATAAAGGCCATAAAGATGCCTGGCGCGCTTTCTTGAAAGCCGTTCAGCAGGGACAGGAACCCCCGATCCCCTATGACCAGCTGATTGGCGTGACCCAGGCCAGCTTTGCGGCCCTCGACTCTTTGCGTAATGGTAAACCAATTAAAATTTAG
- a CDS encoding MerR family transcriptional regulator, translating to MASIAKFSPKGQYTIKVVSDRSGVRAVTLRAWERRYNFLEPERLDNNYRLYSERDIQVVRWITHRLFNGLSISAAVREYQAMRKQGVWPEALPTLEAPKPIQKPEFPPARYAEMLYEAFAAHDEIRVRKILNSVQIMFDLETTLFEIFQPCLYHIGDAWFHGEIRIATEHFASSYIEGVLMNLLQAFPIDISAPTILVGCAPEEFHEIAPLMLSVLLRREGYRVEFLGADLPIEDLVLYAEDTNADMVILSAGFEHTAQPLFKMQEQLNTLPKKPKLGYGGRYFNENNDAREAMKGIFLGRSLADAISRVHELVD from the coding sequence ATGGCTTCGATTGCAAAATTCTCTCCAAAAGGACAATACACCATCAAAGTGGTCAGTGACCGCTCAGGGGTCCGCGCAGTGACGCTGCGCGCCTGGGAAAGACGCTACAACTTCCTTGAACCTGAGCGCCTCGACAACAATTACCGGCTCTATTCTGAACGGGATATCCAGGTGGTGCGCTGGATCACCCACCGCCTGTTCAACGGCCTGTCCATTAGTGCGGCCGTTCGCGAATATCAGGCAATGCGCAAGCAGGGCGTATGGCCCGAGGCGTTGCCAACCCTCGAAGCTCCCAAACCTATCCAAAAGCCGGAATTTCCCCCTGCCCGGTATGCCGAGATGTTATATGAAGCCTTTGCCGCCCATGATGAGATTCGGGTCAGGAAAATCCTCAACAGCGTGCAAATAATGTTTGATCTTGAAACGACTCTTTTTGAGATCTTCCAGCCCTGTCTTTATCATATTGGCGACGCCTGGTTCCACGGTGAAATCCGGATCGCGACTGAACATTTTGCTTCTTCCTATATCGAAGGCGTGCTTATGAACCTGCTGCAGGCTTTCCCAATTGACATCTCCGCCCCAACCATTCTGGTCGGCTGCGCACCGGAGGAATTCCACGAGATTGCACCGCTAATGCTCTCTGTGCTGCTCAGGCGAGAGGGATACCGGGTGGAGTTTTTGGGCGCGGACCTGCCGATCGAAGATCTGGTGCTTTATGCAGAAGACACCAATGCAGACATGGTGATCCTCTCTGCAGGATTTGAACATACCGCCCAGCCCCTCTTCAAGATGCAGGAGCAACTAAATACGCTCCCCAAGAAACCAAAACTGGGATATGGCGGGCGTTATTTCAATGAAAATAATGATGCCCGGGAAGCAATGAAGGGGATTTTCCTCGGCCGCAGCCTGGCGGATGCCATCTCACGAGTGCATGAGCTGGTAGATTAA
- a CDS encoding CapA family protein, translating into MKLSFRNVLPIVIFLLLIPLTFSACAGKDTPTSLVPTKTAEIVVVGSEPTKATSIPVTIFLAGSLPVGSVDFDALSGLPLSSSPDADLWFGPVAKVPEGDVILTSTWVYALAAPFPTLVDGVTLADLQAFWSGETVTDMLTVPYLKLPSALANVWEAQWGEHDAARIIISDEPVAADRLWESDAWVIVPFDSLEPKLKVITVDGTSPLNKGFDPVTAPLVVSFQLIAQTEAGQALSAENLETLNTAITVTNRDPEKMTSLVMTGVTALVRATADKMETNGVNYPGEKIRDWLSSADLTHISNEVSFYEDCPTPDPDSEMLLFCSSPDYIMLFDYVGVDIIELTGNHNNDSAYVWGVDVIPFSLDLYAEHDMVYFGGGINLEDALTPLTLTDHGNKLAFIGCNASGPDYAWATDEHGGAAPCDDYEWMAEEIAHLTAEGYLPIATFQYFEDYYNYASEHQVRDFGLMADAGAVIVNGSQAHLAKGMAFQDNAFIQYGLGNLFFDQMGIIDQYGNQIIETRWEIIQRHTFYDGRYLSTELLTAMLDDYAQPRPMTPSERSAFLQSLFDASGWETR; encoded by the coding sequence ATGAAACTTTCTTTTAGAAATGTCCTTCCCATTGTTATCTTCCTACTTCTGATTCCCCTGACCTTCTCTGCTTGTGCGGGCAAGGATACCCCAACTTCTCTGGTACCCACCAAGACTGCTGAGATCGTGGTAGTAGGCTCAGAGCCCACCAAAGCGACTTCCATCCCAGTCACGATTTTCCTGGCGGGCTCACTCCCGGTGGGCAGCGTAGACTTTGACGCGTTATCTGGTCTTCCCCTCTCTAGCAGCCCCGATGCCGATCTTTGGTTCGGTCCCGTCGCCAAGGTTCCTGAGGGCGACGTGATCCTGACCAGCACCTGGGTCTATGCCCTGGCCGCCCCATTCCCCACGCTGGTGGACGGCGTGACCCTGGCTGATCTGCAGGCTTTTTGGTCCGGCGAGACCGTGACCGACATGCTGACCGTACCCTACCTGAAACTACCTTCCGCCCTTGCTAATGTTTGGGAAGCCCAGTGGGGTGAACACGACGCCGCCCGGATCATCATCTCAGATGAACCCGTGGCCGCCGACAGGCTCTGGGAATCGGATGCCTGGGTAATCGTGCCTTTTGATTCGCTCGAACCCAAGCTCAAAGTCATCACAGTCGATGGAACCTCTCCCCTAAACAAGGGCTTTGACCCAGTCACCGCTCCTTTGGTGGTCAGCTTCCAGCTCATCGCCCAGACAGAGGCCGGGCAAGCTCTCTCAGCAGAAAATCTTGAAACGCTCAACACCGCCATCACCGTCACCAACCGTGACCCGGAAAAAATGACCTCTCTGGTGATGACTGGCGTCACAGCTCTGGTGCGCGCCACGGCTGACAAAATGGAAACCAATGGTGTAAATTACCCAGGCGAGAAAATTCGTGATTGGCTGTCCAGCGCGGACCTGACCCATATCAGCAACGAGGTCTCCTTCTATGAAGACTGTCCCACACCTGACCCAGACTCGGAAATGCTACTCTTCTGCAGCAGCCCGGATTATATTATGCTTTTCGACTATGTCGGAGTTGACATCATCGAACTGACCGGCAACCACAACAATGACTCAGCCTATGTCTGGGGCGTGGATGTGATCCCGTTCTCCCTTGATCTCTATGCCGAACACGACATGGTCTATTTTGGCGGCGGCATTAATTTAGAAGATGCCCTCACCCCTCTGACCCTCACCGACCATGGCAATAAACTGGCCTTCATCGGCTGTAACGCCTCCGGACCGGATTATGCCTGGGCCACTGATGAGCACGGCGGCGCTGCCCCCTGCGATGACTATGAATGGATGGCTGAAGAGATCGCCCACCTCACAGCAGAGGGTTATCTGCCCATTGCGACTTTCCAGTATTTCGAGGACTACTATAACTATGCCAGCGAGCATCAGGTCCGGGATTTCGGATTGATGGCTGATGCCGGCGCAGTAATCGTGAACGGCAGCCAGGCCCATCTTGCCAAGGGCATGGCTTTTCAGGATAACGCTTTCATCCAGTATGGCCTCGGGAACCTATTCTTCGACCAGATGGGTATCATTGATCAATACGGCAACCAAATCATCGAGACCCGCTGGGAGATCATCCAGCGCCACACCTTCTATGACGGCCGCTACCTCAGCACTGAACTGTTGACCGCCATGCTTGATGATTACGCCCAGCCCCGGCCGATGACGCCGTCTGAACGATCCGCCTTCCTCCAAAGCCTGTTTGACGCCAGCGGGTGGGAGACACGGTAA
- a CDS encoding zinc ribbon domain-containing protein, whose amino-acid sequence MPTYTYQCENCGIRFDQYQKFTDDPLVVCPECGESALRKVFQPVGIVFKGKGFYATDNRSPSGQTYSSESHEHGKKETTEAKSETKTESKSTPTASKGD is encoded by the coding sequence ATGCCAACGTATACGTACCAATGTGAAAATTGCGGGATCCGGTTTGATCAGTATCAAAAATTCACGGATGACCCGCTGGTTGTTTGCCCGGAATGCGGCGAATCTGCCCTGCGCAAGGTTTTCCAGCCGGTGGGTATTGTGTTTAAAGGTAAAGGCTTCTATGCCACCGACAACCGCTCCCCATCCGGCCAGACCTATTCCTCCGAAAGCCACGAACACGGCAAGAAGGAGACCACCGAAGCCAAAAGCGAGACCAAAACGGAAAGCAAGAGCACCCCAACCGCCTCTAAAGGCGACTAA
- a CDS encoding SAM-dependent chlorinase/fluorinase, translated as MKPILVFQTDFTYAEGAVCAMYGVVKNVDRELEIIDGTHEIPKFDTWSASYRLYQSMAFWPKGTIFVSVVDPGVGTPRKACVAQTADGYYVVTPDNGSLTHLKAWVGITAIREIDENVNRLKGKNTEAVSVFHGRDLFSYCAAKLASGLIDFEGVGPEYDVDEIIMHPLLKPEISEGKVTGIFEINDPNFGNDWTNIPTKDLQKAGFAYGDTPLLTIRHNGKEVFSKRVLFHQSFGYANKGDVMIYNNELMRISVAVNQGSFTEEYQIGFGPEWTITISK; from the coding sequence ATGAAACCCATCCTCGTCTTCCAAACGGATTTCACCTACGCTGAAGGCGCTGTCTGCGCGATGTATGGTGTGGTGAAGAATGTGGACCGTGAGCTGGAGATCATTGACGGCACGCACGAAATCCCCAAATTTGACACCTGGAGCGCTTCCTACCGGCTTTATCAATCTATGGCTTTCTGGCCCAAGGGGACGATCTTCGTCTCTGTGGTGGACCCCGGTGTGGGCACCCCGCGCAAGGCCTGCGTCGCCCAAACTGCGGACGGCTATTATGTGGTCACGCCCGACAACGGCTCACTGACCCATCTCAAGGCCTGGGTGGGCATCACCGCCATCCGAGAGATTGATGAGAATGTGAACCGGCTGAAGGGCAAGAACACCGAAGCGGTCAGCGTCTTCCACGGGCGGGACCTTTTCTCCTATTGCGCAGCCAAGCTCGCCAGCGGTCTGATTGATTTTGAAGGCGTCGGACCTGAATATGACGTAGATGAAATCATCATGCACCCCCTGCTGAAACCCGAGATCAGCGAAGGTAAGGTAACGGGCATATTTGAGATCAATGACCCGAATTTCGGTAATGACTGGACCAATATCCCCACCAAGGATTTACAAAAGGCCGGGTTTGCCTATGGTGACACCCCGCTGCTCACCATCCGGCATAATGGCAAAGAGGTGTTTTCAAAACGGGTGCTTTTCCATCAGTCCTTTGGCTATGCCAATAAGGGCGATGTGATGATCTATAACAATGAGTTGATGCGAATCTCGGTTGCCGTGAACCAGGGCAGTTTCACCGAGGAATACCAGATCGGTTTTGGTCCGGAGTGGACAATCACGATCAGTAAATAA
- a CDS encoding LysM peptidoglycan-binding domain-containing protein: MRKKWKNYLFLLILAGTLVSACSTGANQLTPTDTTELDGTLRPYPSDTATVTPLPTDYVTPTPSPTITPTPTDVYYEVRANDDMGGIAYYYGISVADLMTANPDIDPRAMTVGMQLLIPITPTPPPTATPTSEDAQTTSVPTDEEVIPAAPDCYLDALGGMWCFVLYENNSERALENVSAIITLGEGETAMQETAIMSLNLLPAGTALPLIAYFDPPLPADRRASFELDFSLPVMPGDDRYLDLNIDEQTLTVSDDGLTGTVSGTVSLSADQADADYVWISATAFDKDGRIVAVRRWENSFTLISGGQLDYSITLYSMGGPIDHVELLTEAQPVSMTETP, from the coding sequence ATGCGTAAGAAATGGAAAAATTACCTTTTTCTGCTCATTTTGGCGGGCACGCTGGTTTCAGCCTGTTCAACGGGCGCTAACCAGCTGACCCCCACTGACACCACTGAGTTGGATGGCACTTTGCGGCCCTATCCCTCTGATACTGCGACGGTCACGCCGCTGCCGACGGATTATGTCACCCCGACGCCTTCACCCACGATAACCCCGACCCCGACCGATGTCTATTATGAAGTGCGAGCCAATGATGATATGGGTGGGATCGCCTATTATTACGGCATCAGCGTCGCGGACCTCATGACCGCCAACCCGGATATTGACCCGCGGGCGATGACGGTGGGGATGCAATTGTTGATCCCGATCACGCCTACTCCGCCACCTACGGCCACCCCGACTTCAGAAGACGCTCAGACAACATCCGTCCCGACCGATGAAGAGGTAATCCCAGCCGCCCCGGATTGTTATCTGGATGCGCTGGGCGGGATGTGGTGTTTTGTGCTTTATGAAAATAATTCCGAGAGGGCATTGGAAAATGTTTCAGCAATCATCACCCTTGGTGAGGGAGAAACTGCCATGCAGGAAACGGCTATCATGTCGCTCAACCTGCTGCCTGCGGGTACAGCACTGCCCCTGATCGCCTATTTCGATCCGCCATTGCCTGCTGACCGGAGGGCTTCTTTTGAGCTGGACTTCTCCCTACCTGTGATGCCTGGGGATGACCGCTATCTTGATTTGAATATTGATGAACAGACACTGACAGTGAGTGATGATGGCCTGACAGGCACCGTGAGCGGCACTGTTTCGCTCTCCGCGGATCAGGCGGATGCGGATTATGTCTGGATCAGCGCCACAGCCTTTGACAAAGACGGGCGGATCGTGGCCGTGCGGCGCTGGGAAAACAGTTTCACGTTGATTTCCGGTGGACAGCTTGATTATTCGATCACGCTCTACAGCATGGGCGGGCCGATTGATCATGTGGAACTGCTCACTGAAGCGCAGCCTGTCAGCATGACTGAGACCCCTTGA
- a CDS encoding MFS transporter codes for MSIKPLKLKFDLFVFTLTRTVINTSYRMVYPFLPVFARGLGVEPASLGLALSIRSFLGIFGPFLATVADTRNRKTGFLLGIGLFVAGSGLVGLSPSFVTFIIGISLTLLGNVVFIPSLSAYLGDHVPYERRGRVLAITELSWALAFIGGIPVVRWLIESYMWFTPFIFFAIIGVVLFIVVLITVPGERIDHSTENTFWRNLGRILRTWPALAGLLAGVLFAMANELVNLVFGLWIEQGFGLDFAALTIASVVIGVSELGGEVFTGIWLDAIGKRRMIWIFLGLNALAAALLPFLGGRLNLAMVGLGFFYITFEILLVSALTLMSEVMPSTRATMLSATLASYSIGRMMGDLIGPTLFNIGFWATCLAAVLLNVAAAGLMTRVRLNVEE; via the coding sequence ATGTCGATTAAACCATTGAAATTAAAGTTTGATTTATTTGTGTTCACCCTCACCCGGACGGTGATTAACACCAGTTACCGGATGGTTTATCCCTTCCTTCCTGTTTTTGCCCGCGGACTGGGGGTTGAACCCGCCTCATTGGGATTGGCCCTGTCCATTCGCTCATTCTTGGGTATCTTTGGGCCCTTCCTGGCGACGGTGGCGGATACCCGTAACCGCAAGACCGGCTTTCTGCTGGGCATTGGTCTTTTTGTAGCCGGCAGCGGCCTGGTGGGCCTGAGCCCATCTTTCGTGACGTTTATTATTGGCATCAGCCTGACCCTTTTGGGTAATGTTGTGTTCATTCCATCATTGAGTGCTTATCTGGGCGATCATGTCCCTTATGAACGGAGGGGACGGGTTCTGGCGATCACTGAGCTGAGCTGGGCGCTGGCATTCATCGGGGGAATTCCGGTGGTGCGCTGGTTGATCGAATCCTATATGTGGTTTACACCTTTCATTTTCTTTGCCATAATTGGCGTGGTGCTTTTTATTGTGGTTCTTATTACTGTCCCGGGAGAACGGATTGACCACTCCACAGAAAACACCTTCTGGCGCAACCTTGGCCGGATCCTGCGGACCTGGCCTGCTTTGGCAGGTTTGCTGGCGGGGGTTTTATTCGCCATGGCCAATGAATTGGTGAACCTGGTCTTTGGACTGTGGATTGAACAGGGTTTTGGGCTGGATTTTGCTGCGCTGACGATTGCCTCGGTGGTGATCGGTGTGTCTGAGCTGGGCGGTGAGGTCTTCACCGGGATTTGGCTGGATGCTATTGGTAAGCGCCGGATGATCTGGATTTTCCTGGGCTTGAATGCCCTGGCAGCAGCGCTCCTGCCCTTCCTGGGCGGAAGGTTGAACCTGGCGATGGTGGGCTTGGGTTTCTTCTATATCACGTTTGAAATATTGCTGGTCAGTGCATTGACTTTGATGAGCGAGGTGATGCCATCCACCCGGGCAACGATGCTTTCAGCAACCCTGGCTAGTTATTCGATTGGTCGGATGATGGGTGACTTGATTGGCCCAACCTTATTCAACATTGGGTTTTGGGCGACCTGTTTGGCAGCGGTCTTGTTGAACGTGGCCGCAGCGGGATTGATGACCCGGGTTCGGCTGAATGTAGAGGAATAA
- the folP gene encoding dihydropteroate synthase, which yields MESDPMTSEILAPFPWGERTYIMGIMNATPDSFSGDGLLKREDAVSQALNQAEGFLANGADILDVGGESTRPGADTVSEVQELERVLPVIASLRKKFPQVVISVDTYKAEVARQALDLGADWVNDIWGFRADPELAGVTAAHHAPVVLMHNRLKPGSAEVQARLGGHVVGVEYDDLIADICNELLFSVGLAHEAGIPDEYIILDPGIGFGKTVEQNLELLDRMDEIKALGYPLLVGPSRKSFIGYTLDLPPEERVEGTAAAVALSIDRGADIVRVHDVAVMSRVARMTDAVIRRKS from the coding sequence ATGGAAAGTGACCCTATGACTTCCGAAATTCTTGCCCCGTTCCCCTGGGGGGAGCGGACCTATATTATGGGTATTATGAATGCTACCCCGGACAGCTTCTCCGGTGATGGTCTGCTGAAGCGGGAGGATGCTGTCAGCCAGGCACTCAATCAGGCGGAGGGCTTCCTCGCCAATGGTGCGGATATCCTCGATGTCGGCGGTGAGAGCACCAGACCTGGCGCGGATACGGTCAGCGAGGTGCAGGAACTGGAACGGGTGCTGCCCGTGATCGCTTCGCTGCGGAAGAAGTTCCCGCAGGTGGTGATCTCAGTGGATACTTATAAGGCTGAGGTGGCCAGGCAGGCGCTGGACCTGGGAGCGGACTGGGTGAACGATATCTGGGGATTCCGGGCGGATCCGGAACTGGCAGGTGTGACCGCGGCGCATCATGCGCCGGTGGTGCTGATGCATAACCGCTTGAAACCCGGCAGTGCAGAAGTGCAGGCCCGCTTGGGTGGGCACGTGGTTGGCGTGGAATATGATGACCTGATCGCGGATATTTGCAATGAACTGCTGTTCAGTGTGGGCCTGGCTCATGAAGCGGGTATCCCGGATGAGTATATTATCCTGGATCCGGGGATTGGTTTCGGAAAGACCGTTGAACAAAACCTCGAATTATTAGACCGGATGGATGAGATCAAAGCCTTGGGGTATCCCTTGCTGGTGGGCCCTTCGCGCAAGTCCTTCATCGGTTATACGCTTGATTTACCGCCTGAAGAACGGGTGGAAGGGACTGCTGCAGCGGTGGCCCTCAGCATTGACCGGGGAGCGGATATCGTCCGTGTGCACGATGTGGCGGTGATGTCCCGGGTGGCGCGCATGACGGATGCTGTTATCCGGCGGAAATCCTGA
- a CDS encoding class I SAM-dependent methyltransferase, whose translation MELVGYDFPQLEIALDDYDFTGPVLDIGGGGEGVIGQLLGRDVIAIDQRMDELLETTDGHHKVMMDARRLGFEGQLFPTLTAFFSLMYLPKREDQIAVFMESQRVLEPGGSLHLWDVTQPEEPLEGSDYFVVYLRYGVRGKQRGTGYGMRWPGEKRDAAHYTALAEQVGLTCVRSDVLEHCFYLQFRK comes from the coding sequence ATGGAACTTGTGGGTTATGATTTTCCCCAGCTTGAAATTGCACTCGATGATTATGATTTTACGGGCCCCGTGCTGGATATCGGGGGCGGTGGTGAGGGCGTGATCGGTCAGTTGCTGGGCCGGGATGTGATTGCCATTGACCAGCGGATGGATGAACTGCTGGAAACGACGGATGGTCACCATAAGGTGATGATGGACGCTCGCCGGTTGGGTTTTGAAGGACAGCTTTTCCCCACCCTGACGGCTTTTTTCTCTTTGATGTATCTTCCAAAACGTGAAGATCAGATCGCTGTTTTTATGGAATCTCAGCGGGTGCTAGAGCCGGGTGGCAGCTTACATTTGTGGGATGTGACCCAGCCGGAAGAGCCCTTGGAAGGGTCGGATTATTTCGTGGTTTACCTGCGGTATGGGGTCAGGGGGAAGCAGCGGGGAACGGGATATGGGATGCGCTGGCCGGGCGAGAAGCGGGATGCTGCCCATTACACCGCTCTGGCGGAGCAGGTGGGACTGACCTGTGTTCGGTCGGATGTGCTGGAGCATTGTTTTTATCTGCAATTTCGGAAGTAA